The DNA window CCTCCGATAAGAATGGTGTTGtggattgagtttgattttaattttaattattattaccagcagctgaaattaaggaaattcCTCTGTGCCTTTTTTGTAATGGTCATCCGCTAACCTCTTTGAGACTGCTGCTGTATTTGATGCTTTCCTGACATGACACAGGTTCACAAGTACCTTAGGAGGACTGAACGTTAATGATATAATTCAGAGGACTGCGGGCAGACTAGAGTCTCTTCACTCTGAGGGTGTTCACGTATGGATATACTTTGgtaaatcaaaattaattataatttttattgattTCGCAGAGAGCCTCAGAAATGTGCTGTTTTGCGGTGTCTCAACTGCTAATGCTTGGTTAATCAATCATATCCTTTTCGAATGGAATTCAGGAAGAAGACGCTGATATGGATATGATGAATATTGACTGGCCGGCGGATTCTGTTGAAAAAGCTAAGATAATCCGAACAAAGGCACAAACGATAACCAGTTATGTTGAAGCAGTTTCCAGCAGTTTTATCACAGGTTAGTTTTCTGCATTCCTTTGGCATTATTATCTTACCATCTTATTTGTACTGTCTGATCTAGTTAGttatttaagatttttttttttgaccaacCCTAATACTGTTGTTGCTTGTTTTATCTTTTTCTGGAAGTTGCTGAATTTTTCTGGCATTGCCTCAAGTAATTGCATATGAATGCAAAGGCCTTCCCCATTTCCTGTTTTTCTATTTGAGATTCAAGATGTTAACAAAGACATGGCATATTGGAAATTAATAGCTATAAGATTACTGCAGAAATGCTAACTCTTTTATTGCTTGAAATGCATAGAGTTGGACAAGGCATCTAATATAACCACTTTTGGAAGTTTGTTGAGGCACACCTGAAATGATTGTTAGCGACTTCTTATCCAACTTCCATGTTTTTTTCTCTGCCATTTTGATTATAAATGATGTATTTTCTGAAATTTTATCTGTACTCTGTATTTAGGTGTCTCCCACTTGATATTAGTAATATAAGATTCTAGAGAGGTACTGATGTATTTTAATAGCTGTAGCTCTGAGATTGAGACCGTGAAAAATGGAAATGATAGCCAGTTAAAATATCATACATTCcgttttaagaaaaataataatttgttgATGAGATTGGTACATGCACCTTGTCAACATGATTGTCTTTATCATATTCCATGCCTCCATGGTGTGTTGGAATGCACCAAGACTGTTATGTCATTAACAAGAAAGCTCTTTGTATTCAGTGGTCGACATGTTGGGGTTGATTTATGTCGAGTTAGTTGTAGCATGTAGGACACAATCTTTCTACTGTTATATATATGCAAGTAATTGAAATTGAaggatcattttttttaatttaaattccTAATGTTCAGGGATATCTGATGTGGCTGAAGCTTATCTTGCAGCCATTAAGGCTGCAAGTGCTGATTCCCAAGAAGTTATTCCGCAGAAATCTTTCCAAGAAAAAGCCAACGTCTACTCAGAAAATCTCCGTGCTGATCAAAACACAGCAGTCGCGAAAATGCAAGATGGGCTCCAATACCTGTCGTACGTGGTCCTTTCTACTTCAATGCCGGTTGGTTGAGAAATTAGATTTTAGTTTGTCATAGTCATTCAGTTAGCTAGTTAGTTGTATTTTGTAAATAGTTGTATATAGAACATAAGGCGCATTGCGGTGTCTCATTGAGTTGAACTCATTtagactaagagtgtgtttggattgagggatttggagggaagaaaaAGGAAGCGAAATAGAGTtttcttccaattcccttgtttggatagtttattacaAATTAAGGGGAGGATTTGAGGAGATTTGGgaggaatatttcattaaatttttattaaaattctctctctaaaatggagtcatttggagggaaggaattactaattaagttatttgtaagttaaatatctattttacccttgtacataatattttaacataaaaataagaataaattagtaaattaaacaaattttatttcattcttttttttatcaatccaaacatgggagagggaaaaatagtcccccttcccctcccctcccctctctaaatccctcaatctaaacacactctaaatgttAGATTACGCTTCTTCTAGATCCTACAGAGCTGTAACTTGAATTGTGAGTTTCAAATTCTGGATTGTCCATTTcccttgtttgaaattgtaactggggtaacaattttttttttttggcatggATTTGTATTTCTCGGACACAATTGGCTACtgatgtttggactttggacttgaatgggaaaaaaaattcattccaAGTTTTAGTATCGGAGCAAAATATATGGCCGAGTAGGAAAGTTGCATTTGTTCTTCTTCCATTTGTAACTTGGAATATCAAGAGGTTGGCATTTGTTCTTCCTCTCAATTTGGAGTCACCGATAGAGCTCTCTCTCGTTTGTTCTTCCTTTGGTAATCATCGCATGTTCTTCCTTGTAGGGATCTGCGATGCATGATGCGAGGAGGAAGAACTCAAGACAAAGGCGATGtgagaaaaagaaggaagaaaaactaTGTGAtgctaagagtgtgtttggattaagggATTTGGAGTGGAGCGGAGTGGAGTGGAGTGGAGTGGAAGGAAAATAGAGGTTCTTTTCAATtcttttgtttggatagtttataaaaaattaagatgaggatttggagagaattagagggaagatttcattaaatttttattaaaattcttcctccccaaAATGGAATCATTTGAAGGGAAGAGAGTActaattaaatcatttataagttaaatacctATTTTACCTTTGCACatgatattttaatataaaagtaaggataaattaaataaaattttttcccttccttttttatctatccaaacataggagagagaaaaatattttcccctccccctcccttcccttcccccaaatcccttaatccaaacacactaagTGAGAAGGGAGAAGTAAGAAGCTTTGCTTTGTTATCAAATTTTGTCTGGTTTTTGCACGAGGAAGAGGAAATGGGTTGCATCCGGGGTGGGTATTTTATGATTTTGGGTTTTAAGCGATTGTTCtaatctcagccgttggatGGCTGAGATTTGCAGCCCGTAAAACATCAAGCCTGgagcaattatatatatatatatatagttaattaattattggTAGTCCATTTGGAGACGAAAACATGAATTAGGTGACCTAAACGGCCATACCAATCAGACCATGTTGTTTTGTTGACATTTACAACAACCATCTTTGACATGTAAAAGAAAGCACCAAATTCCAGCAGAATGGCAATGTTTATGCTGCAGAGAGACAAAACTACAAACCAATTTTTCTAGATAATCTATATTGCCATGGAAGATGTTGATCCAACCTTCATTCAAGATCCTGAATTCAGGCCAAAACTTGAACTCATCAATGAAGCAGAAGGAATCCCAGTTATCAATCTATCCGATGACACCAACCAACTTGTGTTAGAGATTGGAGATGCTGCCAAGATCTGGGGTTTCTTTCAAGTCATCAATCATGGGGTGCCACTTGATTTGCGTCAGAGGATGGAGAAGTTGTCCAAAGAATTCTTCCACCAGTCTTTGGGAGAGAAGAGGAAGGTAGCGCGAGACGATTCAAATCCGGTGGGTTACCATGACAGTGAGCATACTAAGAATGTTAGGGACTGGAAGGAGATCTTTGATTTCTTCGTTGATGATCAAACTCTGGTCCCAGCCTCTCCTGAACCTGATGATCAGGAGATAAGGATCTTGACTAATCAGTGGCCAGAATCCCCTCATGGTTTCAGGTAACTCTTGATCCTTCATGGGTTTTGCTTCAAAATGTTAATAGTCATAGTCAAAGCTTATTCCCAAACATTTTAGAGCACACTACATGATGTCATGAACTCATTGTTAAGAAAAGTCCCAAATCGCTAACATAAAGATTTAATGAACATGTTATAAGTTTATGGTTTTCTTGACTTAGTAAATGTGTTTTAAAGCCGTGAGCCTTGGAAGTCCCCGAAAGCCTTGTGATGGGTTAGGCTTGGGAAAACAGACAATATCTTATAATGATAGTCAAGTTTGGGTTAGGGAGTCTGTAAGGTCTTGGACGGTCCCAAAAACCTTGTGATGGCTTGGGCTTGGACTTTAgaaaacggacaatatcttaTAATGAAAGTCAAGTTTGGACTAGGGAGTCTGTAAGGTCTTGAAAACCTTGTGATGACTTGGGTTTGGACTTGGGAAAACGGACATTATCTTATAATGATAGTCAGGTTTGGGCTAAGAGTCCATTATTGTTTCTAACACTCATTACAGAGAAATTAGTTGGAATCTGCAAAAACTACAGTAAAATGCTATGTTTATgtcttgatttattgaatttaTGATTGAGATGAGCAGGGAGGTCTGCCAAGAGTATGCTAAAGAAGTAGAGAAACTGGGGCACAAGGTGATGGAGCTCATATGTTTGAGCTTGGGGTTGCCCGCGGACCGTTGCCGTGGCTACTTCAAAGACCAAACCAGCATTTTCAGGCTGAATTACTATCCTCCATGCCCTGTTCCACACCTAGCTCTTGGTGCTGGTCCTCACAAGGATGCGAGTGTCTTCACAGTGCTCACTCCAGATGACACTGTGGGAGGACTAGAAGTTCAGCGTAAATCCGACGGGGAATGGGTTCGAGTCCAACCAATCCCAGATGCTTTTATCATCAATCTTGGTGATATTTTTCAGGTACGGTGATTAAATTTCTCTTTGAACTTGGTGAATCATTTTTCATCTCCTGCATTTATTTGCTATGAATCAATTCATGTCAAAACAATTGGGCGATAGCCTAGTTGGTTACCTTTCTGGACTTAAGGATTAAATATGCATAAGGTCAGGAGTTTGAAACTAACTGAGACATTTCCTAAGGGTCCATGGGCCTTGCAGGCTTGCAGCCCACTTCTGGGGCTTTGGCCACTTACCCGCACTGGGTTCGGCTAGGACTAAAGCGCCTATCGTCGTGGTGCGAGCTATGGCAGTCAGACTCGGGCTTAAAACCGACCCAATGGTCACAAAAGTGACCATTGGACTGGGCCTTCCCggttaacaaaaaaaacaaagtattaAGTCATGGCTAATGTGGAATGCAGGTTTGGAGCAATGATGCATATGAGAGTGTAATGCATAGGGTGGTGGTGAACTCTGTTAAGGAGAGGATTTCAAtgccattcttcttcttcccttccCACTATGTCTCAGTGAAGCCATTGGATGAGCTAGTGAATGAACTTAACCCTGCCAAGTATGAGGGTCACAATTGGGGGAAGTTTTTTGCCTCCAGAAACCTCAGTAACTACAAGAAGCTCCCCAAGGAAAATCTCCTAATCCATCATTACAAAGCATCAGAGTAACCCAGTTCGCATTActgtgattaaaaaaaatgcatagctCTTGCCTTGCTTTTGAGAAACTGACGTTTGCTACATAATCAGACTTGTGCACAAATAACTTGTGTATATTCTTTTGTGCGTGTGGACATGATGGCCCGAATTTAGGCTTATATCGCACTGTGCTTTGGCACAATTTATCATGTGGTAGGCTAAAATTTAGGTTCATATCGAATATGTAAACGCAAAAGTTTCATGATAAAGAAGATCCAACTATCTAATGATTAGGGTTGTTATAATAATGGTTATTGTTACCATACACAAAATACTATTACCATAAAGATCACTTTGGTACAGGGGTGAAATCACTAATTGTTGCTGAGGTGGGCTACTGTATTTTGATATACTTGGAAAAATTTAGTAGGGGTtgccccaaaattttttttttaagattattttataacaatataatttattgaaatgatattattgATAAGCATTCATCTTAATATTTGGTCTCATAAGTAACCCAAAAGGTCATgtatattaaaattgatgaatatTAATCAAATACCATGtaagatgaaataatatataaatgtttAGCTAGAACACATAAATATTATTatgtattattgattaaatatacaaacatatatacatttactaaaaaaatacacataaaaagatattttcacataaaaaatttatacaaacatatatctatatatgtagtaatatatatacatatatatatatatatatatatatatatatatatatatatatagatatatatatatagaaattctcttatgcggatgTCCGCAATTTAATAACTTACGCACTCCATTTTGTATgtgttttcaaaagtgaaatgacaagtgaggtCCACTATTTTGAGTTccatatatttcaaatcaataatgATATTAAGATGCGTAAATTAATATAACTAATGGAtatccgcataagagaattttcatatatatatatattatgtagtagtagtatatatgtgtagtgtatatatataatactaaaACTAAAAAAGTTGGGGGCTACAACCTAATATAACCCCCCTTGGCACCGAAgcccggggtctgctgtaatttttttacagcaggccccactgtaatatacttttttgacattaaaaatttttatttttatttttaaaaatcataaatatgtagtgttcattgcaacgaacacaacgatatatcttttgttagaaacaaaaatcaaattcaacatgaaaaagacacaacaattctagaccatcggatataaactcaaaatattcaatgttatgatttttaaaaataaaaataaaattttttatttcctaTAAAAtacattacagcgggacctgctgtaggTCCCGGGCACCCCCTTGGCACCGCCCCTTGTTGTTGTTTGTTAACTCAATAAATGCACCCGTTACTGTTACGGGTCACGTCCTGATGAAAGTTTCTAGTGAATAATGATGGTCTACCCAGGTGTATGTGACACCTTAGTTTTGGAGACCTTGAAACAGCCAAAATGGCATCTTTTTCATAACAAGAATTTTCACATACAAAAACAACAAACGTCACTGCTTATCAAAAAGCAGTCCAGGTGTATAGCATTGCTCGTTTTGGTTTTGACTGACAAGACAAAATCGAAAAGACCAGCAATCATTAAGATTAAGGGTGTAAATTAAAATGACATGTCCTGACATGTTCTCCATAAGAGCCcaacaaaatttatttcattgatttaatcagtgaaatatatttatttcaatattttatgttaaaatttattatctaaaatttattgttttaatatagatttcattgttttttaaagtacaaTTTAGAATTGATTGTTTTAGTtatgatttcattatttttgaaaaaaataatagaattgaaatttcattgaaaaaaaataatgaaattaaaatccATTCGATAAAgctcatcgacaatgaatccttttagaaagagttttatgtattgattccgaatatgtaatttttttataaaacattttaaaattttgtttaaaatacTTGGGTTTTCATGAGCTACAACTATATGGGTCACCTAGTACTATTGGGGTGTAAATGAgtcggatttttttttttaaaattttttgacaaGAATTTAACGACCAATCAATCAGTTATTGGTGGTTATTTCAATTGGTtttcactaatttttttttttttacaaataacCAACCACTCCATTCGATTATTCGAGTGATTTTTTAACAGTCCTAACTAACATGGGCCAATCCCAAAATATAATGCAGGGGCTCATTAactttctattatttttatcattatGCCGAAATGGCATCTTTTTCATCACAATATTTTTCACATACATGGATAAGAtcaattacaattacaattcATCATGGACACAGcttatcaaaccaaatttgtttgaaTTTCACTCTTGGTTAACTCCTCTCAATACCTCCCAAAAAAGCAGTCTAGGTTCAACTTGCATAATAATACTCACCAACCTTACTATAAAACGGACAATACTAGAGATCTTCCAATATCACCTCAAAAATCTCTaaaatctatgtggtattaaaatagttattgattaaaagcatacatgtaggacccacttcacatccaacaccaAATGAGTTCACTTTTtagagtctcaagcattatccctTTAAAACATGCTCATCCACTACTTATTTGGAcaacaaaaacacaagaaaaatatCATCCACAATGGGAGAAGTTGATCCAGCTTTTATTCAATCCATAGAGCACAGGCCAAAGCTCGAAAAAATCGAGGCCGGAGCGATCCCAATAATCGATCTCTCAGTGTTAAATCCAGCTGATGATCATGTTCAAGCAGATGATCATCAACTAGATGGTCTTGTCTCTGAGATAGGTAATGCTTGCAGGAACTGGGGATTTTTTCAAGTGATCAACCATGGCGTTTCGATAAATTCGCGTAGCAAGATCAAGGAAGTGGCCCGGAAGTTCTTTGTTCAGCCTCTTGAGGTGAAGAAGAAGGTGAGGAGGGATGAGGTGAGTGTGTTGGGTTATTATGAAGCTGAGAATACTAAGAATGTTAGGGATTGGAAAGAAGTGTTTGATTTTGGTTTGGAAAACCCTACACTTGTTCCTGCTTCTGCTGATCCTGATGATAATGATGTTACAAAAAGGTTTAATCATTGGCCTGATTCCCCTCCTCAACTAAGGTATCtcattttacttcttttttgtttccttttgtttATGGTAGCTTGGATATTCCGTCTATATTATAATCTCACATCGGTCTAACATAATCTAGCTGAGTAGCTTATGAGCAATGCCCGATCCTCTGACATTAACAAAACGCGTTTTTTTGTCAAGAATTAAGCGAATGTGATCCGATAAACTACTTAATTTGATCAGGGAAGTTTGTGAAGGGTACGCTAAAGAGGTGGAAAAATTAGCTTATAAGTTGTTAGAACTGATTGCATTAAGCTTAGGCTTGCCAGCAGATAGGTTGAATGGCTTCTTCTCCAAGGACCAAATCACCTTCATTAGGCTCAATCACTACCCACCTTGCCCTGCTCCTGACTTGACTCTGGGTGTCGGTCGACACAAAGACGGTAGTAGCTTGACCATCCTCGCCCAAGACGATGTGGGAGGGCTCGAAGTTAAGCGAAAAATAGACGGAGAATGGGTTCGAGTCAAGCCTACCCCAGATGCTTATATCATCAATGTTGGTGACATTATTCAGGTACCCAGAGTTTTCAAACTGCAATTTACTCAACTTGCATAACTTGTAAAGGGACGATCCATGTATCCGAGATTTATATATATGGGTCAAAAGTCCGATAGTTCCTCGTCGTAATGGTGAAGATGAAATATTGTATATGGATTGAATGACTTGCAGGTTTGGAGCAATGAGAGATATGAGAGTGTGGAGCATAGGGTGGTGGTGAACTCTGAGAAGGAAAGATTTTCCATTCCATTTTTCTTCAGTCCAGCACACTACACCATGGTGAAGCCACTGGAGGAGCTCACTAGCAAGGGAAATCCTGCCAAGTACAGAGAATACAATTGGGGAAAGTTTATGGTCAACAGAAAGGGTAGTAATTTCAAGAAACGTAATGTTGCTAATATCCAAATTGCAGACTTCAGGATACCAGACTTGGCTGATGAGTTAGATGGGGGACTCTCCATTAATTGACAAGTGATTACATGAGTGGATTCCATGttgttgtatatgtatatgtatatgtatatgtatgggAAATAAAGACTGGATCTGGGTGTGTTACAGGCATTATTAGGAATGTGAATCCTTTTAGATGGAGTAGTCTCCATTAATTGACAAGTGATTCCATGTTATTGTATATGCATCATGTATGGGAAATAAAGATTCTCCAGCATTATTAGGAATGTGAAtcctgttttcttttctctacGAAAGTGTTGGTACTCAAGCATAGGGATGGCAATGGGTCGAGTACCCTTTCATATAGGAAATATCAAAATCATTTCTGTTTAAGCTACCCTATACAAAAACCGCTCgaaaattgtttaaaaaaccatttaaatttccgaCACCCAAACTGTTCCAAAACCGTTTACcacttaaaattttcaaacaccGGATAACTGTTTCCAAAATCCTGAAGATATCAATTCATTTCAGTAAATGATCACGCAACTGCCTAAAATCTATCTAGGCTGTAGTCCATGGTTTAGAGCTTCAAACAGAAATATTAGATCCAATGAATCACATAATGTATACGTCTTTCTATATTATGAATTATTCTACATGACATGGTATAAAAGTTGATTATACCACCGAGGAATTTGTCATCCATGGGAAATTAGACAGAGAATTTTGCCTCATGATTATGACTCTAGAtgcagaaaaataataaatgttagATGTTCCACGCAAGCTCTCTTGAAAAGCATAAcaaaaagaaggaaacaaacTATTTGCAACAAATTAGAGTGAAAATGAGGGAGGTCTTCCATCCAACAGATGGTGTGCTTCCTATAGATGCCTGAATTTATAATCGTGGGGCAGTCAACGTAATTTATCTTGAGCCTGCTCTAGTGGATCCTAGGGAACAAAGCAATGTTGAGGATTAAAGACTTGGACACCAATGGGGTGCCTCCCAAAGAGCCTTTGACGGTCAAGTCAATAATCAGAAGAAGGTTAGGTAAAGCAAGTATAATGGAAATGTAAAGTATGGAATGCAAGGTAGGAGACGAGAATGTTTGTATGTTGTATGCTAAGTATTCATCGTGAATCTAATAATCCAATTTAGCATACTTGAATTGAGGTCTTGAATGCCCAATGTATGATTTCCTCAATTGCTTGAGCCAACTGCATAGCCATTATTTATGTATATTAATGATTGGTTGTTGTGGAATTTATGGAATGAATAtggtagagttatggttaattggtcaTTGAGTGTGGAACTAGGATGCTAACAAAGCTGTGCCCCAAGGgagaatattaattcataagaTTAGGTGATTACCCCTTAGTATTCATCGTAAACGAAGAGGCCCGATGGCTTCCATGTTTAAATTGAAGTTTTTATGCTCAATTTccattgcatatgcatgattaatGGTATCACACAATTTCATTGTGCATGGTTGTGTGTATTTGTAATAATACATTGAGCATGAAAATTTAACATCCACTGGGAAAAATAAGAGGCTAGAGCTTTTACttaattgttttctttattcttgTTTTGGTTTGGTTATCAAACACTTATGCTATTGAGTCATTTGGTCCCTTTTATTTTTTCGCACTCTATTTGTTATTCTTTGCATTTAGctctttaattaattgtttgcattcatccacCAAAATTGCATTAGCTTCCTTACGGTTCAACAATTATCTCTCCGATTTTATTATTTGCCGACTACCTAGCATTTGAGGAAAGTCCACATACTATTTGATGACAGTCATCTATCTTTTGGTAATGAGATGTATTAACCCACATACTACATACCAAAAATTCTCAAATCCTTTTATGTGAAACAATTAGGTGTTGTTtgatatcacttccaaaaattatgaaacaataataaaaaactaaaaatgaaaacataaatttgactacATGTTTGGTTGCCTatttaaaacagaaaatgaaaacataaatatgaTTCAAGATGAGATCGTCATGCCAGATGTTGTGAAGCTCTACTCTTGattcaaagaaaaagacaatGCCCGAAGTTTGGCCAGGGCTCGAACAAACCTTGAAGCCTAGCCCGAGATCGACCAGACCCCGAAGACCCGCCCCGAGACCAACCCGACCCCTACGACAGTCGACCCCGAACACCATCCTAGGATAGACCCGACCCCGATGACTATCCAAGGACAGACCCAACCACGAAGACCATCCTGGGATCGACCAAGCCTCGATGGTTGTCACGAGACCGACCTGGCCCCCATGACCTTCCGATGACAGACCTGACCCCAACGACCATCCTGGGACAAACCAGGCCCAGAAGACCTTCCCAGGATCGACTCGACCCTGAAGATCGTCCCGAGACTAACCTGACCCCAAAAATTGTCTCAGCAATGACCTGGCCCCGAAGATCGTCCCAGGACTGACCAGATCCCAAAAATTATCTCAAGACCGACCCGATCTCAAAAATTGTCCCAGGACCGACCTGGCCTTGAGACCGTCCTGAGACCAACCTAGCCCTGAAGCCCCCTCGGGACTGACCCGATCCCCAATGACTGTCCTAGGCCCATAGCTCCACCCGACTCAAAAACCCGTCATAGGATCGATCGGATCCCGACGACTGTCCCGAGATCGACCTGGCCTTGAAGATCAGTTTAGGCTCATCGAATATTTAAACGATAAAAGTTTCATGATAAAGAAGATCTAACCATATAATGATTAGGGTTATTATGACAACGATTTTCATCACCATATACAAAATATTGTTACCATACCGATCACtttggtaactcaaaaaatgcaATTGTTATCGGTCAAGTCATTGCAAAAGTTTCATGATAAAGAAGATCCACCCATCTAATGAATAATGATGGTCTACCCAAGTGTACGTGACACCTTAATTTTGGAGACTTTTAAAGAGCCGAAATGGCATCTTTTTCATCACAAGAATTTTCACATATAAAAACGACAAACGTCACTGCTTATCAAAAATCAGTCCAAGTCTATAGCATTGCTCGTCTAGGTATTGGTTGACAAGACAAAACCGAAAAGACTAGCAACCACTAAGATTAGGGGTGCAAATGGTCGGttacaattaattttttttgtttcacttttttggAAGATTTTAACGACCGATTGCTCTGTTATTCCGATTATTCGGTTGGTtttcactaatttttttttttaaaataaccaACCGTTCGTTCAGTTAACCATTCGGTTTTTAACAAGCCTCCCAATCCCAAAATATGATGTGGGGGATCATTAACTTTctattattttatcattatgCCGAAATGGCATCTTTTCCATCACAAGAATTTTCTCATACAAAAACAATAtccattacaattacaattcaTCCATTGAACTTAAGGACAAACGTCACAGCTTATCAAACCCAAATTTGTTTGAACTTCACTCTTGGTTAACTCCTTTCAATACCTCCCAAAAAGCAGTCCAGGTTCAACTTGCATAATAGTACACACCAACCTTACTATAAAACCGGCTCATCCACTACTTTGGTAGGCAACCAAAAGCCAAGAAAGATATCATCAACAATGGGAGAAGTTGATCCAGCTTTCATTCAATCCATAGAGCACAGGCCAAAGCTCGAAAAAATTGAGGCCAAAGGGATCCCAGTAATCGATCTCTCCGTGTTAAATCCAGCTGACAATCATGTTCAAGCAGATGATCATCAACTAGATGGTCTTGTCTCGGAGATAGGTGATGCTTGCAAGAACTGGGGATTTTTTCAAGTGATCAACCATGGCGTTTCGATAAATTCACGTAGAAATATCGAGGAAGTGGCGCGGAAGTTCTTTGATCAGCCTCTTGAGGTGAAGAAGAAGGTGAGGAGGGATGAGGTGAGTGTGTTGGGTTATTATGAAGCTGAGAATACTAAGAATGTTAGGGATTGGAAAGAAGTGTTTGATTATGGTTTGGAAAACCCTACAC is part of the Tripterygium wilfordii isolate XIE 37 chromosome 7, ASM1340144v1, whole genome shotgun sequence genome and encodes:
- the LOC120001815 gene encoding probable 2-oxoglutarate-dependent dioxygenase At5g05600, whose product is MGEVDPAFIQSIEHRPKLEKIEAGAIPIIDLSVLNPADDHVQADDHQLDGLVSEIGNACRNWGFFQVINHGVSINSRSKIKEVARKFFVQPLEVKKKVRRDEVSVLGYYEAENTKNVRDWKEVFDFGLENPTLVPASADPDDNDVTKRFNHWPDSPPQLREVCEGYAKEVEKLAYKLLELIALSLGLPADRLNGFFSKDQITFIRLNHYPPCPAPDLTLGVGRHKDGSSLTILAQDDVGGLEVKRKIDGEWVRVKPTPDAYIINVGDIIQVWSNERYESVEHRVVVNSEKERFSIPFFFSPAHYTMVKPLEELTSKGNPAKYREYNWGKFMVNRKGSNFKKRNVANIQIADFRIPDLADELDGGLSIN
- the LOC120003023 gene encoding protein DMR6-LIKE OXYGENASE 2-like, which translates into the protein MEDVDPTFIQDPEFRPKLELINEAEGIPVINLSDDTNQLVLEIGDAAKIWGFFQVINHGVPLDLRQRMEKLSKEFFHQSLGEKRKVARDDSNPVGYHDSEHTKNVRDWKEIFDFFVDDQTLVPASPEPDDQEIRILTNQWPESPHGFREVCQEYAKEVEKLGHKVMELICLSLGLPADRCRGYFKDQTSIFRLNYYPPCPVPHLALGAGPHKDASVFTVLTPDDTVGGLEVQRKSDGEWVRVQPIPDAFIINLGDIFQVWSNDAYESVMHRVVVNSVKERISMPFFFFPSHYVSVKPLDELVNELNPAKYEGHNWGKFFASRNLSNYKKLPKENLLIHHYKASE
- the LOC120002338 gene encoding uncharacterized protein LOC120002338, with amino-acid sequence MDMMNIDWPADSVEKAKIIRTKAQTITSYVEAVSSSFITGISDVAEAYLAAIKAASADSQEVIPQKSFQEKANVYSENLRADQNTAVAKMQDGLQYLSYVVLSTSMPVG